A part of Hippea maritima DSM 10411 genomic DNA contains:
- a CDS encoding nucleotide sugar dehydrogenase, with protein MRIEEFLNKEKIIAVIGLGYVGMPLLYHLSKYFKTIGFDVKRERVEELKKGIDSTGELEGVDFLKNGIEFSCDESVLDEADVFIVAVPTPIDKHKLPDLRPLRSATNTVARHIKKGSIVVYESTVYPFATKEECVPILENVSNLRYCQDFFVGYSPERINPGDKVHTPDKITKIVSGCNQETAELLAKIYGQINNNNIFIAESIEVAEAAKVIENTQRDINIALMNELSKIFNMMGINTYAVLNAAKTKWNFLAFEPGLVGGHCIGVDPYYLTYKAQEIGYHPEVILSGRRINDSMGEYVAKEAVKKLIKSGRTILSSRALILGITFKENVPDIRNSRVIDIVRELEEFGVVVDVFDPLADEKEVKNEYGIELRRREQLRSNYDLVVLAVKHKDLLDEIDKWINLTDKGGVFVDIKGVVDKNKVKNAIYWSL; from the coding sequence ATGAGAATAGAAGAATTTTTGAACAAGGAAAAGATTATAGCTGTAATTGGACTTGGTTATGTGGGTATGCCGCTTCTATATCATCTATCAAAATACTTTAAAACCATAGGCTTTGATGTAAAAAGGGAAAGGGTTGAGGAACTAAAGAAGGGTATAGATTCAACGGGAGAGCTTGAGGGAGTAGATTTTTTAAAAAATGGGATAGAGTTTAGCTGCGATGAGAGTGTTCTTGATGAGGCTGATGTGTTTATCGTTGCTGTGCCAACACCTATAGACAAACATAAGCTTCCAGATTTAAGACCATTAAGGAGTGCCACAAATACCGTAGCAAGGCATATAAAGAAGGGCAGCATAGTGGTTTATGAGTCAACAGTGTATCCGTTTGCCACAAAAGAGGAGTGTGTGCCGATACTGGAGAATGTTTCCAATCTAAGGTATTGCCAGGATTTCTTTGTTGGCTATTCACCCGAGAGAATAAACCCCGGCGATAAGGTGCATACACCTGACAAGATAACCAAAATAGTCAGCGGCTGTAATCAAGAAACAGCGGAACTGTTAGCTAAAATATACGGTCAGATAAACAACAACAACATCTTTATAGCAGAATCTATAGAGGTCGCAGAGGCTGCTAAGGTTATAGAGAACACCCAACGTGATATAAACATAGCTCTAATGAACGAGCTTTCTAAAATTTTTAACATGATGGGCATAAATACATACGCCGTATTGAATGCTGCAAAAACCAAATGGAATTTCTTAGCCTTCGAACCTGGTCTTGTTGGAGGACACTGCATAGGCGTTGACCCGTATTATCTGACATACAAAGCTCAGGAGATAGGCTATCATCCTGAGGTTATACTATCAGGCAGGCGCATAAACGACTCCATGGGTGAATATGTAGCTAAAGAGGCGGTCAAAAAGCTTATAAAGAGTGGCAGAACGATTTTATCAAGCAGGGCACTTATCTTAGGTATTACATTTAAGGAGAATGTGCCAGATATAAGAAACAGCAGGGTTATAGATATTGTAAGGGAGTTGGAGGAGTTTGGTGTTGTGGTTGATGTGTTTGACCCACTTGCAGATGAAAAAGAAGTAAAAAACGAATACGGTATAGAACTAAGAAGAAGAGAGCAATTAAGAAGCAATTACGATTTAGTAGTGCTGGCTGTAAAGCACAAAGACCTATTGGACGAGATAGATAAATGGATAAATCTAACAGATAAAGGCGGTGTTTTTGTTGACATAAAGGGAGTTGTTGATAAAAATAAGGTTAAAAACGCTATCTATTGGAGTTTGTGA
- a CDS encoding undecaprenyl-diphosphate phosphatase: MGIVDAIILGIVEGLTEFLPISSTGHLILASTLLSIKQTDFVKTFEIVIQLGAILSVVFLYFDRLKRDFEMWKRVIFAFIPTGIVGFVLYKIIKHYFFNPHLVVYSLFVGGVLIILLEVYFKKKKPSGKIDQMGYKGAVLVGLFQSLASIPGTSRSASSIIGGMFAGLSRKEAVEFSFLLAIPTMLAATGYDVYKSGLHITPSQWHLIAIGFVVSFFSALIAVKGFIGFVSKYTLISFGIYRIIIAAVFFMII, encoded by the coding sequence ATGGGAATAGTTGATGCAATAATACTGGGAATTGTGGAAGGGCTAACCGAGTTTCTGCCCATATCCTCAACAGGACATCTGATCCTTGCAAGCACGCTGTTGAGTATAAAACAGACCGATTTTGTTAAAACATTTGAGATTGTTATACAGCTTGGGGCTATCCTGAGTGTGGTGTTTCTGTATTTTGATAGGCTAAAACGGGACTTTGAGATGTGGAAAAGGGTGATCTTTGCCTTCATTCCGACAGGAATTGTGGGTTTTGTGCTTTACAAGATCATAAAACATTATTTTTTTAACCCGCATCTGGTTGTTTACTCTCTCTTTGTTGGTGGTGTATTGATCATATTGCTTGAGGTTTATTTCAAGAAAAAGAAACCCTCAGGCAAAATAGATCAGATGGGTTATAAGGGCGCGGTTTTGGTGGGGCTGTTTCAATCCTTGGCATCAATACCTGGCACCTCCCGTTCTGCCTCAAGTATTATTGGCGGTATGTTTGCCGGACTTTCAAGAAAAGAAGCTGTGGAGTTTTCGTTTCTGCTTGCCATACCAACGATGCTTGCAGCCACAGGATACGATGTATACAAAAGCGGATTACATATAACGCCATCACAATGGCATCTGATAGCTATAGGATTTGTTGTTTCCTTCTTTTCGGCTTTGATAGCAGTTAAGGGTTTTATAGGCTTTGTAAGCAAATATACACTTATAAGTTTTGGCATATATAGAATAATAATCGCTGCTGTATTTTTTATGATAATTTAG
- a CDS encoding DMT family transporter, translated as MDKKIGYLSAVLAALFMGSLGVFVKAVDIDAFVLTAFRLGIPVVVLFLLLILKRVRFGLPSKATIASGVFLSLTIIFYIQSIKSTSMSLSVLLLYLGPQIAAVGGVFFLKEKLSGFDLLCLGLAMAGLITTLEFRFSLDRLSSFVYGLLSGLSYGLLIVSNRAIKQRDDLLSISFSQFIAGFLTILPFLVILKPSFSLSMGDLAVVLAMSLVCGLFAIMLMINAIGHLKAAEYGILSYLEIFFAVMFGFLFFKEDLNLYKIVGGLMIVASGILQTLKSQLTKGVFNGNS; from the coding sequence ATGGATAAAAAAATCGGTTATTTATCAGCAGTTTTAGCTGCACTGTTTATGGGGAGCCTCGGCGTATTTGTAAAGGCCGTTGATATTGATGCCTTTGTTTTAACGGCTTTCAGGCTTGGCATCCCCGTTGTGGTGCTGTTTTTGCTTTTGATACTCAAAAGGGTCAGGTTTGGCTTACCTTCAAAGGCCACTATAGCAAGCGGTGTGTTTTTAAGCCTTACGATCATATTTTACATTCAATCTATAAAATCCACATCGATGTCGTTGTCTGTTTTGCTTTTGTACTTAGGCCCCCAAATAGCAGCGGTTGGGGGCGTTTTCTTTTTAAAGGAAAAGTTGTCAGGATTTGATCTGCTCTGTTTGGGTCTTGCAATGGCAGGGCTTATAACGACACTTGAGTTTAGGTTTTCACTTGACCGCCTATCCTCTTTTGTTTATGGGTTACTGTCAGGCCTTTCATATGGGCTTTTGATTGTTTCAAACAGAGCAATAAAGCAGAGAGACGACCTGCTTAGCATAAGCTTTTCTCAGTTTATTGCAGGATTTTTAACAATCCTACCGTTTCTTGTTATTTTAAAACCATCCTTTAGTTTATCGATGGGAGATTTAGCTGTAGTTTTAGCCATGTCTTTGGTTTGTGGCCTTTTTGCCATAATGCTTATGATAAACGCCATAGGGCATCTGAAGGCTGCAGAATACGGCATACTCTCCTATTTGGAGATATTCTTTGCCGTGATGTTTGGCTTTTTGTTCTTTAAAGAGGATTTAAACTTGTATAAGATAGTGGGCGGTTTGATGATCGTGGCAAGCGGGATTTTGCAAACGCTAAAATCACAACTTACAAAAGGAGTGTTTAATGGGAATAGTTGA
- the mnmA gene encoding tRNA 2-thiouridine(34) synthase MnmA, producing the protein MKVAVALSGGVDSATAAFLLKKEGHEVVGITLKLYDDESYIKQAEKIAEFLGIEWHCFDYSLEFKKGVIDYFFNTYLNGKTPNPCVVCNRYVKFNYLLEVADKLNCDKLATGHYARISRKLLNKPLIAKSPSEKDQSYFLCFLNESQIKKLMFPLGELNSKETTRQIAEKINLSLAQKKDSFDVCFVRGNYRDLLKNRLKEKEGYFILSGKKIKKHEGIFSYTVGQRKGLRIAYKEALYVKSIHPKTGNIYLSTKKELYKRTVRASVENLLYAPSEKFKAKAKLRSKMDKAFCTITLDKKSFLMEFDHPVFAPTPGQVACVYLEDVVILAGFIEEAFD; encoded by the coding sequence ATGAAGGTAGCCGTTGCACTGTCGGGTGGTGTGGATTCTGCCACTGCGGCGTTTTTGCTAAAAAAAGAAGGCCATGAGGTTGTCGGTATTACACTCAAGCTATACGATGATGAGTCTTACATTAAACAGGCAGAAAAAATAGCTGAATTTTTAGGCATAGAGTGGCACTGCTTTGACTATTCTTTGGAATTCAAAAAAGGTGTAATTGATTATTTCTTTAATACATACCTAAACGGAAAAACGCCAAACCCATGTGTGGTTTGCAACAGATATGTTAAATTTAATTATCTATTGGAAGTAGCAGATAAACTAAACTGCGACAAACTTGCGACAGGGCATTATGCAAGAATTAGCCGTAAGCTGTTAAACAAACCCCTTATTGCAAAATCACCCTCGGAGAAAGACCAATCCTATTTTTTATGCTTCTTGAACGAGAGTCAGATAAAGAAGCTTATGTTTCCTTTAGGTGAACTAAACTCAAAAGAAACAACAAGGCAAATAGCGGAAAAGATCAACCTATCTTTAGCGCAAAAGAAAGATAGCTTTGATGTTTGTTTTGTAAGGGGTAATTATAGAGACCTGTTAAAAAATAGGCTAAAGGAAAAAGAGGGATATTTCATACTAAGCGGCAAGAAGATAAAAAAACACGAGGGTATATTCAGCTATACTGTTGGTCAAAGAAAAGGTTTAAGGATAGCCTACAAAGAGGCCCTGTATGTAAAAAGCATACACCCCAAAACAGGCAATATATACCTATCCACAAAGAAAGAGCTTTATAAAAGAACGGTTAGGGCTTCTGTTGAAAATCTGCTTTATGCACCAAGTGAAAAATTCAAAGCCAAAGCCAAACTCCGCTCAAAAATGGACAAGGCATTCTGCACCATCACGTTGGATAAAAAAAGCTTCCTTATGGAGTTTGATCATCCGGTCTTTGCACCAACGCCCGGGCAGGTTGCATGTGTCTATCTTGAAGATGTTGTGATTTTGGCAGGATTTATAGAAGAGGCATTTGATTAA
- a CDS encoding response regulator transcription factor encodes MRILLIEDDKETAHFIIKGLSESNYTVDHADNGKDGLYLAVNSKYDLLIIDRMLPGIDGLSIVKMLRAADKRMPILILSALGSVDEKVEGLRIGADDYLPKPYAFSELLARIEVLLRRNKESQAKFLQVADLKINLENYTVTRAAKKIELKPTEFKLLVYLVRHRGQVITRTMLLENIWGYNFDPQTNIVDVHISRLRSKIDRGFDKELIKTIRGIGYKIEE; translated from the coding sequence ATGAGGATTCTTTTAATTGAAGACGATAAAGAAACTGCCCATTTCATAATTAAAGGTCTATCTGAGAGTAACTATACGGTTGACCATGCTGATAACGGAAAAGACGGTCTCTATCTAGCCGTGAACAGTAAATATGACCTTTTAATAATCGACAGAATGCTACCCGGAATTGATGGGCTTAGCATAGTAAAAATGTTAAGAGCTGCAGACAAAAGAATGCCTATTTTGATACTTAGCGCTCTTGGCAGTGTTGATGAAAAGGTGGAGGGCTTAAGAATTGGTGCTGACGATTACCTTCCTAAGCCGTATGCCTTTTCTGAGCTCCTAGCCAGGATTGAGGTTTTACTCAGAAGAAACAAGGAATCTCAGGCTAAATTTTTGCAGGTTGCGGATTTAAAGATAAATCTTGAAAATTACACGGTCACAAGGGCAGCTAAGAAAATAGAGCTAAAACCTACTGAATTTAAGCTGTTAGTGTATCTTGTGCGCCATAGAGGTCAGGTTATAACCAGAACAATGCTGCTTGAAAACATTTGGGGATATAATTTTGACCCCCAAACCAATATTGTTGATGTTCATATAAGTAGATTAAGATCAAAAATTGATAGGGGGTTTGATAAAGAACTTATAAAAACCATAAGGGGAATAGGATACAAGATTGAAGAGTAG
- a CDS encoding sensor histidine kinase, translated as MKSSLRKLFHTTAVRLSLKYSLAYIFILGLAFLVLYWFITVFVQDQIKINLLRESKKIESIYIGRGLKAVKDYILSHEQFKGEDHKYYLLVDRRGNIIAGDLKKWPLNLKTGDPVKNIWVSDKDIIGKVEDGDGFWPMIAIRFKDGSKTLIAQGIKGTEDLRETLFAIMAGIFTLIVILLLVLGLSLGRNIVKHAENIENACKGITDGDLSKRIKLSNRNDEFDTIAGHINDMLDELERFIKQSREASNSIAHDIKTPLNRIRNKLEMALLEKKECSLEFLSSVINDIDRIIKMINALLDISRIETGALRENWKKVNISKLIQEAVDFYQPLAEDRGIEISLNINNGLFINGNKQLLSQSMLNILDNALKYTQENSKIFILAKKEGNFIVVSVCDNGPGVKAEDYEKLTRKFFRLDKSRNLAGNGLGLSLVKAVMDLHKADLIFKENKPGLCVEMRFKAVQELSDSL; from the coding sequence TTGAAGAGTAGTTTAAGAAAGCTTTTTCATACCACTGCAGTGAGGTTATCCTTAAAATACTCCCTTGCATATATTTTTATATTAGGCTTGGCATTCTTGGTTCTTTATTGGTTTATTACGGTATTTGTTCAGGATCAAATTAAGATTAATCTTTTAAGGGAGTCCAAAAAGATAGAATCCATTTACATCGGTAGAGGATTAAAAGCCGTTAAAGATTACATATTGTCCCACGAACAATTCAAAGGAGAAGATCATAAATATTATCTTCTTGTTGACAGAAGAGGTAATATTATCGCAGGGGATTTAAAAAAATGGCCTTTAAACCTAAAAACCGGTGATCCTGTGAAGAATATATGGGTTTCCGATAAGGACATTATTGGCAAAGTTGAAGATGGCGATGGTTTTTGGCCAATGATAGCAATTCGTTTTAAAGATGGATCGAAAACTTTGATAGCTCAAGGAATTAAAGGCACGGAAGATTTAAGGGAGACTCTATTTGCAATAATGGCGGGTATATTTACTTTAATAGTTATATTGCTGCTTGTACTGGGGTTATCCTTAGGGAGAAATATAGTAAAGCATGCTGAAAATATAGAAAACGCATGTAAGGGTATAACTGATGGAGATCTGTCAAAAAGAATAAAACTAAGTAATAGAAATGATGAATTTGACACTATAGCAGGACATATAAACGACATGCTGGATGAACTGGAAAGGTTTATAAAACAGTCAAGGGAAGCATCCAATAGTATAGCTCATGACATAAAGACACCCTTAAACAGGATAAGGAATAAGCTTGAAATGGCTTTACTTGAAAAAAAAGAGTGCTCATTAGAGTTTTTGAGTAGCGTTATCAATGACATAGACAGGATAATAAAAATGATTAATGCGCTTTTGGATATATCACGTATAGAGACGGGCGCTTTAAGAGAAAATTGGAAGAAAGTAAATATTTCAAAATTGATACAAGAAGCTGTGGATTTTTACCAACCGCTTGCCGAAGATAGGGGTATAGAAATATCCTTAAATATAAATAATGGCCTGTTTATTAATGGTAATAAACAACTGCTTTCTCAGTCAATGCTCAATATACTGGATAATGCTTTAAAATACACTCAAGAAAACAGTAAAATATTTATTTTGGCCAAGAAAGAAGGGAATTTTATTGTTGTTTCTGTGTGTGATAATGGGCCTGGTGTAAAAGCAGAAGACTATGAGAAGTTAACAAGAAAATTTTTTAGGCTCGACAAATCTCGAAATTTAGCGGGAAACGGTCTTGGTCTAAGCCTTGTAAAAGCTGTAATGGATCTGCACAAAGCAGATTTGATTTTCAAAGAAAACAAGCCCGGTTTGTGTGTAGAGATGAGGTTTAAGGCAGTTCAGGAGTTGTCTGATAGTTTATAA
- a CDS encoding MFS transporter: MKNIDKNVVLLGWVSYFTDMASAMINPVLPVFVVYTLHEGVDKLGIIVAVSTFVSYALRFVSGYISDRLNITKPLVVGGYLVSAISKPLIGSAYNYIEIALLKAVERVGKAMRSAPKDSMIAFYSKKKRSGKTFGFHKTMDIAGELSGTILLFALLYHFGQNETIIRNIFHATLIPGFVGVAIVALFVKNVKRAKKKSAAHFELTYKDKATVKILFFYFIFIFFIFNEAFFTMQAKGVGIATTFIPLLFIVSTTTQTATSYLSGILIDKIGTKKMMLVAYASGIFAQFLLYIQKPVFTWIAYIFLGLFTVISLNANRALIADSSDNKGSIYGIFYAGVAVFGASGAYICGTIWKHIGVSAALEFSLAGCISITVFYVLYAADFLSSD; this comes from the coding sequence ATGAAGAATATTGACAAAAATGTGGTACTGCTTGGGTGGGTAAGCTATTTTACAGATATGGCTTCAGCTATGATTAATCCCGTTCTGCCCGTTTTTGTTGTTTATACACTACACGAAGGTGTGGATAAATTGGGTATTATTGTTGCTGTTTCCACATTTGTATCCTACGCTTTGCGCTTCGTCTCCGGATATATTAGCGACCGTTTAAATATTACTAAACCGCTTGTTGTCGGAGGATACCTCGTATCAGCCATCTCCAAACCTCTAATTGGCTCTGCATATAACTATATAGAAATCGCTCTGCTTAAGGCCGTGGAAAGGGTTGGAAAGGCTATGCGCTCTGCCCCAAAAGATTCGATGATTGCTTTCTACAGCAAGAAAAAACGCAGCGGAAAAACATTCGGTTTTCACAAAACAATGGATATCGCAGGAGAACTCAGCGGAACGATTCTCCTTTTTGCACTGCTTTACCACTTCGGTCAAAATGAAACTATAATACGAAATATATTTCATGCGACGCTCATACCGGGTTTTGTAGGTGTGGCAATAGTTGCGCTATTTGTAAAAAATGTAAAGAGGGCAAAGAAAAAAAGTGCTGCTCATTTTGAACTCACATACAAGGATAAGGCAACCGTAAAAATACTGTTTTTCTACTTTATCTTTATATTTTTCATCTTTAACGAGGCATTCTTTACAATGCAGGCAAAGGGTGTCGGCATTGCTACAACATTTATTCCCCTGCTTTTTATTGTATCCACAACCACTCAGACAGCAACAAGCTATCTCTCCGGTATCCTTATAGACAAGATAGGCACAAAGAAAATGATGCTTGTAGCCTATGCAAGCGGAATTTTTGCCCAGTTTCTGCTTTATATTCAAAAGCCTGTTTTTACATGGATTGCCTATATATTTTTAGGGCTCTTTACCGTTATATCACTTAATGCCAACAGGGCACTCATTGCAGATTCAAGCGACAACAAAGGCTCAATATACGGTATTTTTTATGCAGGCGTTGCAGTGTTTGGGGCATCCGGTGCGTATATATGCGGCACAATTTGGAAACATATAGGTGTGAGTGCGGCGCTCGAGTTTTCGCTTGCAGGCTGTATTTCTATAACGGTATTTTATGTACTTTATGCAGCAGATTTTCTCTCTTCTGATTGA
- a CDS encoding LysE family transporter, translating to MRFILLIIVSYIIGFFTAIPIGATQVEIAKRSMTGYIKEALMVVAGSITSDLMYGFIAMFGIAPFLKDEKVEAFFWLIGGIILIVLGVFTLIYNDKDGYNNTEKTMLFKSHTSLLVGFSLAVTNPPIIFCGYSVLNL from the coding sequence GTGAGATTTATTCTGTTAATTATAGTATCATATATAATCGGTTTTTTTACAGCTATCCCTATAGGTGCAACTCAGGTTGAGATAGCCAAAAGATCAATGACTGGCTATATCAAAGAAGCTTTAATGGTTGTTGCAGGTTCTATTACATCGGATTTGATGTATGGATTTATAGCTATGTTTGGGATAGCACCTTTCTTAAAAGATGAAAAGGTGGAGGCATTCTTTTGGCTTATAGGCGGAATAATACTAATTGTTCTGGGAGTTTTTACGTTAATTTACAACGATAAGGATGGCTATAACAATACTGAAAAAACAATGCTGTTTAAATCTCATACATCATTGCTTGTAGGATTTTCCCTGGCTGTCACAAATCCACCGATAATTTTCTGTGGTTATTCTGTTTTGAATTTATAA
- a CDS encoding glycosyltransferase family 9 protein, producing MIKSLSNCSKITIVPKDIPIDVYAALIDFCDVFVTSDTGTMHIAAARKFSESGGQLRNKTAVFSIFGATSARMYGYDSYNSHFLNPGQDAPSKLYISNAVCRNLTCVNKKAKKCKKIRCFEGINEFEVAKDIINYLSKEQ from the coding sequence TTGATTAAATCCTTGTCAAATTGCAGTAAAATCACTATAGTTCCAAAGGATATACCTATTGATGTTTACGCAGCCTTAATAGATTTTTGTGATGTTTTTGTTACATCGGATACAGGAACCATGCACATTGCCGCAGCAAGAAAATTCAGCGAATCAGGGGGTCAGCTGAGAAACAAAACAGCGGTTTTTTCTATTTTTGGGGCCACTTCGGCTCGAATGTACGGATATGATTCGTATAACAGTCATTTCCTAAATCCTGGTCAGGATGCACCATCAAAATTATATATCTCCAACGCCGTGTGTAGAAACTTAACATGTGTAAACAAAAAAGCAAAAAAATGTAAAAAAATAAGGTGTTTTGAGGGTATAAATGAATTTGAAGTTGCAAAAGATATAATAAACTATTTATCCAAAGAGCAATAG
- a CDS encoding class I SAM-dependent methyltransferase, translating into MRDILEFSKQFLSHPITVSSIAPSSKVLSSIMIDKAELNNAEVVLEFGCGNGAITEDIVSNLPSGAIFMTFDINRTFTEIVKKKFPNAIVINDSVENVEKYMEQYCINKADSIISSLPWTAFNQKTQISLLKIIYSILDPGGVFLTYSYIHTFVLTSQIRFRKILRKIFKETYIANIVWVNMPPAAVIKCKNRLEVISMFEDNFSLLYGLYDKLTEFVNSFYFPDAIASVSSKITDTMPKTGKFITNGFAALATNAFVVNLLQKMDTKIIEKVKNPKKILIISDLNIGDAINLQSVVLATKKLFHNLK; encoded by the coding sequence GTGAGAGATATCTTAGAATTTTCAAAACAATTTTTATCTCACCCCATAACCGTTAGCTCAATAGCTCCCTCATCCAAGGTTTTATCTTCAATTATGATTGACAAAGCAGAACTTAACAATGCTGAGGTTGTGTTGGAGTTTGGCTGTGGCAACGGTGCAATAACAGAAGATATAGTATCAAATCTTCCCTCGGGGGCTATTTTTATGACCTTTGACATAAACAGAACCTTCACAGAAATAGTAAAGAAAAAATTTCCCAATGCCATAGTCATAAACGACTCTGTTGAAAATGTAGAAAAATACATGGAACAGTACTGCATTAACAAAGCTGATTCAATAATATCCTCCCTTCCTTGGACAGCTTTTAATCAAAAGACACAAATTAGTCTGTTGAAAATAATTTACAGTATATTAGATCCAGGAGGAGTTTTTCTAACTTATTCATACATACACACGTTTGTTCTGACAAGTCAAATCAGATTCAGAAAAATTCTGAGAAAAATTTTTAAAGAAACATATATTGCAAATATTGTGTGGGTAAACATGCCACCTGCCGCTGTAATAAAATGTAAAAATAGGTTAGAGGTGATATCTATGTTTGAGGATAATTTTTCTTTATTATATGGTTTATACGACAAACTTACAGAATTTGTAAATTCTTTTTACTTTCCCGATGCAATCGCTTCAGTATCTTCGAAAATTACCGACACAATGCCAAAAACAGGTAAATTTATTACAAACGGCTTTGCTGCTTTAGCTACCAATGCATTTGTAGTAAATCTTTTGCAAAAAATGGACACTAAAATTATAGAAAAAGTAAAAAACCCTAAAAAAATACTTATTATCAGTGATTTGAACATAGGCGATGCGATAAACCTTCAAAGTGTCGTCTTGGCTACAAAAAAGCTTTTCCACAATCTAAAATAG
- a CDS encoding ArnT family glycosyltransferase has translation MKFIELVFKNKLNLFVFSFLLFSFGSFYVSFFPPDEPKYVDAALKMIESKNYLVPFFNCHVRFDKPILFYWELVAFFKLFSVDFLIRNGIDPLGIIEYAARLPSIISGAFTAIYIYKLSYTLFRSEKISTNSIIAYFSFLFFFYLTRSVYPDMSLILFELMATYYFIEEKYCIAWLTTALAFLVKGPIGIVVPGFNYLLYLWIVKKETGLKKFFTRKNILGLAIFAIVSVPWYLELYLLYGIKFINKFFIYHNIERFTGGAHQHPNPFYYYVPILIAVLFFWWPYVKDLSKKVDLKDSKNRVLLSWFAWVFLFFSMSYNKLPHYIAVSFLPLGILFAQYMDSLENTKTKSVIMFTIELAIGFAISVYLFEERLYLLIPTAFFGIVCMGMLNFAHNPKNTIFYKTIIVSLFLSITLMQLESHRPEKKIWKIMLNNPYPLYEFRINNQSLIAYTRRCLKDTGSIIFFKNKKDTFYVYTKRKYLSYFKNYKVIFFALDRGEPTALIKIEQPKQEVLK, from the coding sequence ATGAAGTTCATTGAGTTGGTTTTCAAAAACAAATTAAATTTATTTGTATTCTCATTTTTGCTCTTCTCATTTGGAAGCTTTTATGTATCTTTCTTTCCCCCTGACGAACCTAAATATGTTGATGCCGCCCTTAAGATGATAGAATCTAAGAACTATTTGGTGCCATTTTTCAATTGTCATGTAAGATTTGATAAACCTATCTTGTTTTACTGGGAATTAGTGGCGTTTTTTAAGCTGTTTTCTGTTGATTTTTTAATTAGAAATGGAATAGATCCACTTGGAATAATAGAATACGCAGCACGTTTACCTTCAATTATATCAGGGGCATTTACTGCGATTTATATTTACAAACTCTCTTATACGCTGTTCAGATCAGAGAAAATTTCAACCAACTCAATTATTGCCTACTTCTCCTTTTTGTTCTTCTTTTATTTAACTAGATCCGTATATCCGGATATGAGCTTGATTCTATTTGAATTGATGGCAACATACTATTTCATAGAAGAAAAATATTGTATTGCTTGGCTTACAACAGCTTTGGCCTTTTTAGTAAAAGGCCCTATAGGCATAGTCGTACCAGGGTTCAACTATCTGTTGTATCTATGGATAGTAAAAAAAGAAACAGGTTTGAAAAAATTTTTCACAAGGAAAAACATTTTAGGCCTTGCAATCTTTGCAATAGTTAGCGTTCCATGGTATTTAGAGTTATATCTCCTATACGGAATAAAATTTATAAATAAATTTTTTATCTATCATAACATAGAGAGATTCACAGGCGGAGCGCATCAACATCCAAACCCCTTTTATTACTATGTACCCATATTAATAGCCGTATTGTTCTTTTGGTGGCCTTATGTGAAAGACCTATCGAAAAAAGTGGATTTGAAAGATAGCAAAAACAGAGTGCTTCTAAGTTGGTTTGCGTGGGTCTTTTTATTTTTCTCAATGTCATATAACAAGCTGCCACACTATATAGCCGTCTCTTTTTTACCTTTGGGTATTTTATTCGCTCAATATATGGATAGTTTAGAAAACACCAAAACAAAATCAGTCATCATGTTTACAATAGAACTTGCCATTGGATTTGCCATTTCGGTCTATTTATTTGAAGAAAGGTTGTATTTGCTAATACCCACCGCCTTTTTTGGAATAGTATGCATGGGCATGTTAAACTTCGCACACAATCCAAAAAACACAATCTTTTACAAAACAATAATTGTAAGTCTATTTTTATCGATAACATTAATGCAATTAGAATCTCATAGACCTGAGAAAAAAATATGGAAAATAATGCTAAATAATCCTTACCCCCTATACGAATTTAGGATTAACAATCAATCCTTGATAGCGTATACAAGAAGATGTCTTAAAGATACAGGAAGTATAATTTTTTTCAAGAACAAAAAAGACACATTCTATGTCTATACAAAAAGGAAATATTTAAGTTATTTCAAAAACTATAAAGTAATCTTTTTTGCATTGGATAGAGGAGAGCCAACGGCACTTATAAAAATAGAGCAACCAAAGCAGGAGGTGCTAAAGTGA